DNA from Lagenorhynchus albirostris chromosome 15, mLagAlb1.1, whole genome shotgun sequence:
TGCAATCCCGAATGCCTTAGCCTCCCGCTCTGTTCCGTAACCTACATGGTCTCTAGAAGACCTCCCAGCTCTAGCATCCCAGGACCATTTGGCCATTCACTGCATTCACTCCCCCAggccaccatccccaccccaaatcTCACACCTGGAAGCTTACAGAAGTCCCCTTCTCTGAGTCAAATATCACTCCACCTACTTCCAGGATACAGCTGGTATCATTTCCTGATTGCAGGAAGTGATGTGTTGTTGTGTTTAAGAACGTAAGatttgggggtttccctggtggtgcagtggttaagaatccgcctgccaatgcagcggacacgggttcgagccctggtccaggaagatcccacatgccacagagcaactaagcctgtgcgccacaactactgagcctgcgctctagagcccaggagccacaactactgaagcccacgcgcttagagtccatgctctgcaacaagagaagccactgcaatgagaagctgaGAAGCCTGAgtactgcaaccaagagtagcccctgctcaccgcaagtagagaaagcccgcgagcagcaacgaagacccaacgcagccaaaataaataaataaataaatgtatatatttaaaaaaagaacataagatTTGGAATGAGACAGAACTGCTTTCGTTAATCAGCTTTGTAATTTTTCAAGAGACTTTGGGAAGGCATCTCAGAGACTCAGTCTCCTCTTTggttaaatggagataataagagTTCGGGCATCAGAGTGCTATTGGAAAGATTACATTTTCTACATGTGAATGTAGAAAATATTTGGCACCGTGCATTTTAAGCAGTccctaaataattttaaaatacataataatagcAGTGGTAGCACTGCCAAAAGAAATAAGTATTCATGCACTccagacagaaataaaaacatagaaatttaaggaaatataaatacCGATGCTTGAAGGGATGACAGGTAGTATAATAAAGTATTGAACCCAATTCTGTCATTCtatagctttgtgaccttgggcaagtttcctgTGAGCCTCAATTTCCCTATTTGCATAATTTATACAATGTCACCTACCATAAGCATTGGGCGCTTATCACGTAGGAGGCATGAGCTATATGGAATCTGATGTAGTTAGTCTCAAGGACGTACTTCGGTCCACTGCTGTCGGTCCCGTGCCATGTATGGCTTAGGGTTTCCATGTGGGAATAACTTCCTGGCATACAGTCATTACTGAAGAATCCACTGACATTGGTGAACAGCAAGAGCAGCAAACACTGACATGTAAAATCAAAGAGTAAACTTTCTGGAACGTGGACAGGAGCGCATAGGAGAAAAGGGGTTATGAACAAATCAGTCAGTCTTGCTGGCTGTTCTTGCCCCGTTACAAGGGTATGTTCATGGCTCTTTCTGCCGCTCATGGTAAGTCATTCTTGAAAGTAAAATAAGCACTAATGAGTTTACATGCATAGCATATGCAAATACTATGAGTGGTGTTCCAAGAAATAGCAAATTTTGGAAGCAAAATAAATCGTTAAATAGTCCATTTCAACGTGTAATTCTTCGTAGGGCTGTGAATCTTGCTAGGAGCTATAATCACTGCATTATTCAAATACTATCCAATAATGTGCACTTGTGTATTCCAGGGTTTGAATATTCACTGTAGGCTACAGAGGTTTGTAAGACAAAACATACTTGGatagatatatagagatagatagaaagaaaaatagatatggatagatgatagatagatatagatagatagataggatgATTCATCTCTAAGAAGGGaaagggcgggcttccctggtggcgcatttgttaagaatccgcctgccagtgcaggggacacaggttcgagccctggtctgggaagatccccacatgctgcagaaccactaagcctgtgcatcacaactactgagcctgcgctctagagcccgtgagccacaactactgaagcccgcgcacctagagcccgtgctccacaacaagagaagccaccacagtgaaaagcctgcacaccgcaatgaagagtagcccccgctcgccacaactagagaaggcccatgtgcagtaacaaagacccaatgcacccaagaataaaaataaaataattttttttaaaaaagggaaggggCACATATATGAAACAACAGGAGCCCTGACACCCAACTTTGGGTGTTAAAACCAACCCAAGATGTGTTTGGTCTCTTCCTTCACAATTCGACCAGTGACAATGCAAAAGGAAAGGCATTTTTCCATGTCTGGACCATTTTGTCACAAAAGAAAGATCAGGATATTGGATTGGGCACTGAATGTCTTGCGCTTTAAAGTTTCAACTTaagaatgataattttaaaatattcaacatcTGAGGAATTATCTCtccattttaaaagtgattttttttttaaactggcttcattcactttatttttctcatagaaaACTATGTGGTGGCTACAGCTGGAGCCTGGGTCCTCTGCGTGGAAGCTCTGGTGTGGGTCTTTACAAGATGGTCAGTGAATTCCTGATACGGAGACTTGGTGAACACCGTCTCTTTCCAGAGATCAGGAGTGAGATAACTGTAGGTCTTGGAAATGGCATCGAAAGTGGTCTTGGCGAAGTTGCCCAGCATGGCGGTGCAGCCCCTGGCAGAGGTGTAGCGGTCATCAATTCCAGCCATCATCAGTAGCTTCTTGGGCACAGGGGCTGAGATGATGCCAGTGCCCCTGGGGGCAGGCATGAGGCGCACCAGCACAGAGCCACAGCGGCCAGTCACCTTGCAAGGGACGGTACGGGGCTTGCCAAGCTTATTCCCCCAGGAGTCTTGCCGCACGGGGACAATGGAGAGCTTGGCCTGAATGACGGCCCCACGGACGGCAGTGGCTACCTCCTTAGAGCACTTGACACCCAAACCAACATGTCCGTTGTAATCCCCAACAGCGACAAATGCCTTGAACCCAGTCCACTGGCCAGCACGGGCCTGCTTTTGCACAGGCGTGATCTTCAAAACCTCGTCCTTGAGGGATGCGCCCAAGAAAACGTCAATGATCTCAGGTTCTTTGATGTGCAGAGACAAGAGACAGATCTCCTCCAGGGACCTGATCTTCATGTCCTTGACCAGGTGGCCCAGCTTAGTGATGGGGAGCCACTCCTTGCCCTTGGCCTCGCCTCCACGAGCTCCGTGGCTTTCAGCCCTGGCCCTGGATGCCGCTGACAAAGCCTCCATGGAAGCCACCGCTGCCTCCCATTCCAGGGCCCCCGGGGCCTCCGGGCCCATCGGCAGCACTGACATCATCCGCCATTTGGCGTCTTTACGGAGAAGAAGAGCTAAAAGTGATtcttatttgaaatttatttttgctgatgATTTCTATGATGAAATGTCTGTATCAGGAACTCTTACATATTATTGAAATATCTAATCTTGTCACAATATATCAGTTCCTAAAAATGCATGATAATGCATTTTGTTACAGAAAACCTCTAAGCCATCTCCTATAACCCTATCggtgaaaaaaaattatccacTTTTTATCATGATGGTCatctgttattgtttttaaaaaacacataatagCGTTATAAAAAGTATAGAACGACTTACGGGAAATTCCTGAGGATTTCTAGgaatttcatcttctttttcccCAAGTCCCTAAGATGAAGCTATTGAGATTAAGTCATATGTTCACCTAATAAGTGTTCATTTTGCACAAGCTGGGTTGTCTATGGTGAGAACCAGCTTTCCGTCTGATGGTAGAGACaggcattaaataaatgtaaaaataagaattagaaaTTGTGCTGGACATGTGTAGTAGAAACTGTGATGGGGACGACAGCTCGGCTCACAAATGTTCCCCAGCGACTGACTGCGTTTGTGctgcctcctccccttctccGCGGGGAGGGCTCTGTCACACGGTCAAATGGAGCCGCAGGCCCCCACCTCCTCACCCAAGTGCAGACACCTGATGCAAACTGGCCAATCAGAATGCTCCATATGCTGGACCCCAGTGATTGGTCCAGAGGTGGTCTTGTGACTGAAATGTGGGCCTCACGGTCCTTTCCTGGGGTTTTGGGAGCTGGAGCTTAGAAAGAGggtccttcccttttcttctgaaaactACGCAGCTGAGAGCCCAGAGCTATAGCAGCCATCGTTCCAGCCTAAGGATAAAGCTATTATTATTTGAGAGGTCAAGTGCTCATACACAGAAAGGTGAaggatgaaaaaagaagagagaagattgATCCCATTCTATTCTGTTTCCTATCATGGTTCCCATTATTACATGAACCACTCAGCCTTCCTTTTAACTGAATGCAGACAAAATTAGCCTTCTGCCAACCCAGATATTTTTTACCAATAAAGAATCAGGGAAGTATCACATGCCATGAAAGAGAACCAGAGGGCTCAGGTGCCCTCTTTGGGACTTCTACGTCCAGTGGGGGAGAAGGCAAGCAGACCGTGATGTGGTGATGTGTTCCTACTGACAGAAGCGCAGGTTACTGAGATTAAATGAAGGGGCGTCCCTGTCGGGTATAAGCTCCCACTCTGTGCTTCATTTCTGGGCCCTCACTGAGAACTGGCCTCGTGCCAGTGCTAGGAAGATACACCCACAATTCCATTCAGCTCTTGCCTCTGTAGAGGCTTGGGGGCCTTCAGTGAAGAGTTTCTGAGCCTCGAAGTCTGAAGAAATGCACCCGTATATGGCGGTCAGAGCCCTCCCGGGGCATAAAGGGGGAGGCCCTGGAGGTAGGAACTGAGCCCCAGAGGCCTGCCTTTGACCAATTAGAAGACACTCCACTTTGCTCCCCTTTGTTATTCACTCACTCGGGATGACTTGGTTTCAAGGTGGCCCTTTAAAGAGCTGGGCAAGCTTTGTGAACAGTTCGGCTGCCCAAACCAAACGGGAAACAAAGCCGATCTTGGTGCTCCGGCTTAATGGGAAACCTGAGCCATCTGTGGG
Protein-coding regions in this window:
- the LOC132504981 gene encoding LOW QUALITY PROTEIN: small ribosomal subunit protein uS5-like (The sequence of the model RefSeq protein was modified relative to this genomic sequence to represent the inferred CDS: inserted 2 bases in 1 codon); its protein translation is MADDVSAADGPGGPGGPGMGGSGGFHGGFVSGIQGQGXESHGARGGEAKGKEWLPITKLGHLVKDMKIRSLEEICLLSLHIKEPEIIDVFLGASLKDEVLKITPVQKQARAGQWTGFKAFVAVGDYNGHVGLGVKCSKEVATAVRGAVIQAKLSIVPVRQDSWGNKLGKPRTVPCKVTGRCGSVLVRLMPAPRGTGIISAPVPKKLLMMAGIDDRYTSARGCTAMLGNFAKTTFDAISKTYSYLTPDLWKETVFTKSPYQEFTDHLVKTHTRASTQRTQAPAVATT